The Mycetohabitans endofungorum genome contains a region encoding:
- a CDS encoding CoA pyrophosphatase: protein MSRPIFNPELLPVELSDTPLAPVAPGRLTPRGLRERFQQELRWTAEPHEVRWTRGDPRQAAVLVPLVIRDAVTVLLTQRGDMLTDHAGQVSFPGGRREPDDADATATALREAREEVGLPGDRVEVLGTLPEYLTGTGFRVTPVVGLVHPPFSTVADGYEVAEIFEVPLAFLMDPSHHQIRVFRSENAERRFFAMPYPRLDGRGDYFIWGATAGMLRNLYRFLAA from the coding sequence ATGAGCCGGCCGATCTTCAATCCTGAGCTGCTGCCCGTTGAGTTGAGCGATACGCCCTTGGCGCCGGTTGCCCCGGGCCGGTTGACGCCGCGCGGCTTGCGCGAGCGGTTCCAGCAGGAACTGCGCTGGACTGCGGAGCCGCATGAGGTGCGGTGGACGCGCGGCGACCCGCGGCAGGCCGCGGTGCTGGTGCCGTTGGTGATTCGCGACGCTGTCACGGTATTGTTGACGCAGCGCGGAGACATGCTGACTGACCATGCCGGGCAAGTCAGTTTTCCGGGCGGGCGACGCGAGCCCGATGACGCAGACGCGACCGCGACGGCCTTGCGTGAGGCACGGGAAGAAGTCGGCCTGCCGGGGGATCGCGTCGAGGTGTTGGGGACGTTGCCCGAGTACCTGACCGGCACGGGATTTCGCGTCACACCGGTCGTCGGCTTGGTCCATCCGCCCTTTTCGACGGTGGCCGACGGCTATGAAGTGGCAGAGATTTTCGAGGTGCCGCTCGCCTTCCTGATGGATCCGTCCCATCATCAAATACGCGTTTTTCGTTCGGAAAATGCGGAGCGCCGTTTTTTTGCGATGCCGTATCCACGACTGGACGGCCGCGGTGACTATTTCATCTGGGGCGCCACTGCAGGCATGCTGCGCAACCTGTATCGGTTTCTGGCCGCATAG
- the rsgA gene encoding ribosome small subunit-dependent GTPase A: protein MSGRSVRGAPRRTGPAATQRGGDHDRIAGPGKGRVIAAHGRHYVVQPDRGGSLLQCFPRGKKSEVAVGDRVSFEATSADQGVIVATDARRNLLFRSDQFKSKRFAANLDQLLIVLATEPHFSEDLLGRALVAAEAHQLEPVVVLNKADLLAALPLARKRVAFYAALGYRVVEVSATGAADATHATLAPLLAHRATLLLGQSGMGKSTLVNLLVPHANATTRDISSALNSGRHTTTFTRWYTLPNGGALIDSPGFQEFGLYHLTEGQLERAFPEFRPLLGGCRFYNCHHVHEPGCAILDAVAQGCIAPTRHALYAQLLHEASQVVR, encoded by the coding sequence ATGAGCGGCCGCTCAGTACGCGGCGCACCGCGTCGCACGGGCCCGGCAGCAACACAACGCGGCGGCGATCACGACCGAATAGCGGGCCCCGGCAAAGGCCGGGTCATCGCCGCACATGGCCGGCATTATGTGGTTCAGCCCGACAGGGGTGGTTCGCTACTGCAGTGCTTTCCACGCGGTAAAAAGAGCGAAGTCGCCGTTGGCGACCGCGTCAGCTTCGAGGCGACATCCGCGGACCAGGGGGTCATCGTCGCGACCGATGCGCGACGCAATCTGCTGTTTCGCTCGGACCAGTTCAAATCAAAGCGCTTTGCGGCCAACCTCGATCAGTTACTGATCGTACTGGCCACCGAACCGCATTTCAGCGAGGATTTGCTCGGCCGCGCACTGGTGGCCGCCGAAGCCCATCAACTTGAGCCGGTGGTGGTACTAAACAAAGCCGACTTACTTGCCGCGCTGCCGCTTGCCCGCAAACGCGTCGCATTCTACGCGGCACTCGGCTACCGGGTCGTCGAGGTGTCCGCGACCGGTGCCGCCGATGCCACGCACGCCACACTCGCACCGCTACTCGCGCATCGCGCTACCCTGCTGCTCGGCCAGTCCGGTATGGGCAAGTCAACGCTGGTGAATCTGCTGGTGCCGCACGCAAACGCCACGACGCGCGACATTTCATCGGCGCTGAACAGCGGCCGCCATACCACTACGTTCACTCGCTGGTATACGTTACCGAACGGCGGGGCATTGATCGACTCGCCAGGTTTCCAGGAGTTCGGACTGTATCATTTGACCGAGGGACAACTCGAACGCGCCTTTCCCGAATTCCGCCCGCTGCTCGGCGGTTGTCGTTTTTACAATTGCCATCATGTGCACGAACCGGGCTGTGCGATACTGGACGCGGTGGCACAAGGCTGCATCGCGCCGACGCGCCATGCGTTGTATGCGCAACTGCTGCACGAAGCAAGCCAGGTGGTGCGATAG
- a CDS encoding CobD/CbiB family protein produces the protein MTFFSVLLALIIEQLRALSPHNPVSMLLHYHATSAAQAFDAGKRKHGLLAWLSVVVPWTLAVALIYYLLYRISFVLAFLWNVVIVYLTLGFRQFSHYFTDIHLALNNDDVPRAREVLAQWTGLDTVDMPVSEIVRHTLIRAVIASHRHVFGVFFWFVVPIGPAGAILYRVAEHLARTWNDTVSDRTPAFAAFARQAFFVIDWLPARLTAMGFAIVGNFEDAIYAWRNTTQQWPDPNEDVLLSAGGGALGARLAGPLAEPSSVDALFSTDVGPVPVGEDCTPRTLQSAVGLVWRAVILWMLLLLMLTVAVWVG, from the coding sequence ATGACCTTTTTTTCCGTATTGCTGGCTCTGATTATTGAACAGTTGCGGGCGCTGTCGCCGCACAATCCCGTGTCGATGCTGCTTCACTATCACGCGACCAGTGCGGCGCAAGCGTTCGATGCCGGCAAGCGCAAGCACGGACTGCTTGCGTGGCTTTCCGTCGTTGTTCCATGGACGCTGGCGGTCGCGCTGATCTACTACCTGTTGTATCGGATCAGTTTCGTACTGGCGTTCCTTTGGAATGTGGTGATCGTCTATTTGACACTTGGCTTCCGGCAGTTCAGCCATTATTTCACCGATATCCATCTCGCACTGAACAACGATGACGTGCCGCGCGCGCGTGAAGTCCTCGCGCAGTGGACCGGCCTGGACACGGTCGACATGCCAGTCAGCGAGATCGTGCGCCATACGCTGATTCGCGCGGTGATCGCGTCGCACCGGCATGTTTTTGGCGTGTTCTTCTGGTTTGTCGTGCCGATCGGACCTGCCGGCGCCATCCTCTATCGGGTGGCTGAGCATTTGGCGCGGACCTGGAACGATACGGTATCGGACCGCACGCCAGCCTTTGCCGCCTTTGCGCGGCAGGCGTTTTTTGTCATCGACTGGCTACCGGCTCGGCTGACCGCCATGGGTTTCGCGATCGTAGGCAACTTTGAGGACGCGATTTACGCTTGGCGCAATACCACGCAGCAGTGGCCGGATCCGAACGAGGATGTGTTGCTGTCCGCCGGCGGCGGCGCACTGGGGGCGCGGCTGGCGGGTCCGCTGGCCGAGCCGTCCAGCGTCGACGCGCTGTTCTCCACCGATGTTGGCCCGGTACCGGTGGGCGAGGATTGCACGCCGCGGACATTGCAATCGGCGGTGGGCCTCGTCTGGCGCGCCGTCATCCTGTGGATGCTGCTATTGCTAATGCTGACTGTGGCGGTGTGGGTCGGCTAG
- a CDS encoding TM2 domain-containing protein, which translates to MRSDGRVPPAPPPQFKSKTRAALAAFLLGSLGAHRFYLYGPRDALAYLHIAATALGVVGVQWLVATQRTSVAGWGLSVPGAVSLLTAFLAAIVYGLQPDDKWDARFNPHGNRRNRSGWGVVFVVILSLFIGAMLLMGALALAFQTYFEATVQPLSRVGLGALT; encoded by the coding sequence ATGCGGTCCGACGGCCGCGTGCCGCCGGCCCCGCCACCCCAGTTCAAGTCCAAGACCCGCGCCGCCCTTGCCGCGTTCCTGCTCGGTTCGCTTGGCGCACATCGGTTCTACCTGTATGGTCCGCGCGACGCGCTGGCGTACTTGCATATTGCCGCGACGGCGCTCGGCGTCGTCGGCGTGCAATGGCTCGTCGCGACGCAGCGAACATCGGTCGCCGGGTGGGGGCTATCGGTGCCCGGTGCTGTCTCGCTCCTGACCGCGTTCCTCGCCGCGATCGTCTATGGCCTGCAGCCGGACGATAAGTGGGACGCCCGCTTCAACCCACACGGCAACCGCCGGAACCGTTCCGGCTGGGGTGTCGTGTTCGTTGTGATCCTGTCGCTGTTCATCGGCGCGATGTTGCTGATGGGCGCGCTGGCGTTAGCGTTCCAGACCTACTTCGAAGCCACGGTCCAGCCGCTGAGCCGTGTCGGCCTCGGCGCGCTAACTTGA
- a CDS encoding PA0069 family radical SAM protein, producing the protein MKSPADDALPVVPLRPHKGRGAITNIAGRYEVDERQPVDDGWLHVAADCDGDVIAPLKTRVFNERAKRILTRNASPDIPFSVSLNPYRGCEHGCIYCFARPTHSYLGLSPGLDFESRIYAKVNAPELLHAELAKPSYVPEPIALGVNTDAYQPVERDLRITRRVLDVLNRHRHAVAAITKSSLIERDIDLLAPMAHRGQALVAITVTTLDADVARTLEPRAATPSRRLRTVRTLADAGIPVGVSIAPVIPFITEPDLERVLDACAQAGASSASYIVLRLPWEVAPLFKQWLDAHFPGRAERVMNRIREMRGGNDYDASFGTRMKGQGAWAELLKQRFERAARKLGFTGRRHGTLDMSAFAPPAARTARRHVARSAADSRGDAQMSLFD; encoded by the coding sequence ATCAAATCGCCTGCTGATGATGCGTTGCCAGTGGTGCCACTGCGGCCACATAAAGGCCGCGGTGCCATCACGAACATTGCGGGCCGCTACGAGGTGGACGAGAGGCAACCGGTGGACGACGGCTGGCTGCACGTGGCCGCCGATTGCGACGGCGATGTCATCGCACCACTGAAGACACGCGTGTTCAACGAGCGGGCAAAGCGCATTCTGACGCGCAATGCATCGCCCGATATTCCATTCAGCGTATCGCTGAATCCGTACCGTGGCTGCGAGCACGGCTGCATTTATTGCTTCGCGCGGCCCACGCACAGCTACCTCGGGTTGTCGCCTGGCCTGGATTTCGAGAGCCGTATCTATGCGAAAGTCAATGCGCCCGAGTTGTTGCACGCCGAACTGGCCAAGCCGTCCTATGTGCCCGAGCCGATCGCGCTGGGGGTCAACACCGACGCCTATCAGCCGGTCGAACGGGATCTGCGGATCACCCGGCGCGTGCTCGATGTCTTGAACAGGCATCGGCATGCGGTGGCAGCGATCACGAAGTCCTCGCTGATCGAACGGGACATCGATCTGCTCGCACCGATGGCGCACCGTGGGCAGGCGTTGGTCGCGATAACGGTCACCACGTTGGATGCCGACGTTGCGCGCACCCTCGAGCCGCGGGCCGCGACGCCGTCGCGCCGGCTGCGCACGGTCCGGACGCTGGCCGATGCAGGTATTCCGGTAGGGGTCAGCATTGCGCCGGTTATTCCGTTCATCACCGAACCGGATCTGGAGCGGGTGCTCGACGCTTGCGCACAGGCGGGTGCGAGCAGCGCGTCCTATATCGTATTGAGACTGCCTTGGGAAGTCGCGCCGCTGTTTAAGCAATGGCTTGATGCGCATTTCCCTGGCCGAGCCGAGCGTGTGATGAACCGGATCCGCGAGATGCGCGGCGGCAACGATTATGACGCGTCGTTCGGCACACGAATGAAGGGCCAGGGAGCGTGGGCCGAGCTGCTCAAGCAGCGTTTTGAACGGGCGGCGCGCAAGCTGGGGTTCACCGGGCGTCGGCACGGGACGTTGGACATGTCCGCGTTCGCGCCGCCCGCGGCGCGCACTGCCCGCCGTCACGTCGCTAGATCCGCGGCCGATTCTCGCGGCGATGCCCAGATGAGCCTGTTTGACTGA
- the rplS gene encoding 50S ribosomal protein L19, producing MNLIAKLEQEEIERVLAGKTIPAFAPGDTVVVNVNVVEGNRKRVQAYEGVVIAKRNRGLNSSFIVRKISSGEGVERTFQTYSPLIAGIVVKRRGDVRRAKLYYLRERSGKSARIKEKLSYKERPASHG from the coding sequence ATGAATCTGATTGCAAAACTCGAGCAGGAAGAAATCGAGCGCGTGCTCGCGGGCAAGACCATCCCGGCCTTTGCACCGGGTGACACGGTCGTAGTCAACGTGAACGTGGTCGAAGGCAATCGCAAGCGTGTACAAGCGTATGAAGGCGTGGTGATCGCGAAACGCAATCGTGGCCTGAACTCGTCGTTCATCGTCCGTAAGATTTCATCGGGCGAAGGCGTCGAGCGGACGTTTCAAACGTACTCGCCACTGATCGCCGGCATTGTCGTGAAGCGCCGTGGCGACGTGCGCCGTGCGAAGCTGTACTACCTGCGTGAGCGTTCGGGCAAGTCTGCTCGGATCAAGGAAAAGCTGTCTTATAAGGAACGCCCAGCGTCCCACGGTTAA
- the rpsP gene encoding 30S ribosomal protein S16, protein MVIIRLARGGSKKRPFYNIVATDSRNRRDGRFIERVGFYNPVATKGESLRIAQDRLTYWRGVGAQLSPTVARLVKQAQAAQPSA, encoded by the coding sequence ATGGTCATCATCCGCTTGGCTCGTGGCGGCTCGAAGAAGCGCCCGTTCTACAATATCGTTGCAACCGATTCGCGCAATCGCCGCGATGGCCGTTTCATCGAGCGCGTCGGTTTCTATAATCCGGTCGCGACAAAGGGCGAATCGCTGCGCATCGCGCAAGACCGCCTGACGTACTGGCGAGGCGTCGGCGCGCAGCTGTCGCCGACCGTGGCCCGCCTGGTCAAGCAGGCGCAAGCTGCACAACCGTCCGCGTAA
- the rimM gene encoding ribosome maturation factor RimM (Essential for efficient processing of 16S rRNA): MSTRVSLPRPVSFGHFVRRPVKGGGRAGSSESGIESVASLPDDAIEVGAVVDAYGVKGGLKITPHAGVGSSGGALLRARSWWLVKGGVCRAAQVVSSKAHSATVVVQLAGCADRDQALALRGATVHVRRADFPALGRDEYYWVDLIGLAVVNESGDALGQVVDLMDNGAHSILRVEYDEVGQDGRATKAERLIPFVDAYVKTVDPSDRRIVVDWGADY, encoded by the coding sequence ATGTCAACCCGTGTGTCGTTGCCCCGGCCTGTGTCATTCGGCCATTTTGTGCGTCGTCCGGTTAAGGGTGGCGGCCGTGCGGGTTCGTCCGAGTCCGGCATTGAGAGCGTGGCGTCGTTGCCGGACGACGCGATTGAAGTCGGTGCGGTCGTCGATGCCTACGGCGTCAAGGGGGGGTTAAAGATCACGCCGCATGCCGGCGTCGGTTCGAGTGGCGGTGCGCTGCTGCGTGCAAGATCGTGGTGGCTCGTCAAGGGTGGCGTGTGTCGTGCGGCACAGGTTGTGTCGAGCAAGGCGCATAGCGCTACCGTGGTTGTGCAACTTGCCGGGTGCGCGGATCGCGATCAGGCCCTCGCGCTGCGCGGTGCTACGGTGCACGTGCGCCGCGCGGATTTTCCGGCGCTCGGGCGTGACGAGTACTACTGGGTTGATTTGATCGGCTTGGCGGTCGTCAACGAGTCCGGTGACGCGCTGGGCCAGGTCGTGGACCTGATGGATAACGGCGCGCACTCCATCCTGCGCGTGGAGTACGACGAGGTCGGGCAGGACGGGCGCGCCACGAAGGCGGAGCGGCTGATTCCGTTTGTCGACGCTTACGTGAAAACGGTCGATCCGTCGGACCGCCGCATCGTGGTCGACTGGGGAGCCGATTATTGA
- the trmD gene encoding tRNA (guanosine(37)-N1)-methyltransferase TrmD, with amino-acid sequence MQFDVITLFPEMFRALTDWGITSRAAKQQRYTLRTWNPRDFTTDNYRTIDDRPYGGGPGMVMLARPLADAIAAARGAQCAGGAGSPPHRARVVLMSPQGRPLDHAKVIEYAALPGLIVLCGRYEAIDQRLIDREVDDEVSLGDFVLSGGELPAMALMDAVIRQLPGVLNDAQSAVQDSFVDGLLDCPHYTRPEEYEGVRVPDVLLGGHHAQIEQWRRREALRNTLAKRPDLIERARRNKMLSRADEAWLATLVTSEH; translated from the coding sequence ATGCAATTTGATGTCATCACGCTGTTCCCGGAAATGTTTCGCGCTTTGACCGACTGGGGGATTACCAGCCGGGCCGCTAAGCAACAGCGTTATACGTTGCGCACGTGGAATCCCCGCGACTTCACGACGGACAACTACCGGACGATCGATGATCGTCCGTACGGCGGTGGTCCAGGCATGGTGATGCTGGCCCGGCCGCTCGCCGATGCGATCGCCGCTGCCCGAGGGGCACAATGCGCGGGTGGGGCTGGGTCACCGCCGCATCGCGCGCGCGTCGTGCTGATGTCGCCGCAAGGCCGACCGCTAGACCACGCCAAGGTGATCGAGTATGCGGCGTTGCCCGGGTTGATCGTGTTGTGCGGCCGATACGAGGCGATCGACCAGCGGCTGATCGATCGCGAGGTGGACGATGAAGTGAGTCTCGGCGATTTCGTGCTGTCGGGCGGTGAGTTGCCTGCGATGGCCCTGATGGACGCGGTGATTCGGCAGTTGCCTGGCGTATTGAACGATGCGCAGTCGGCTGTGCAGGACAGCTTCGTCGATGGGCTGCTTGACTGCCCGCATTACACGCGCCCGGAGGAATATGAGGGTGTGCGGGTGCCGGACGTGCTGCTCGGCGGGCATCATGCGCAGATTGAACAGTGGCGGCGTCGTGAGGCGCTGCGCAATACGCTGGCCAAGCGCCCCGACCTGATCGAGCGCGCCCGGCGTAACAAGATGTTGAGCCGTGCCGATGAGGCATGGCTCGCAACTCTCGTGACATCGGAACATTGA